In Corynebacterium endometrii, one DNA window encodes the following:
- the istA gene encoding IS21 family transposase — translation MADLYRIASMLLERKTYSAITTAVRCSRRDVAQVKKLLDDHGVTQRGGIPPGLFDDLVQDHRGNRSLDFDQPDYKAIADKLARDSNQSRYALWLDYQATGGAPDLKKYEYSQFCRGLAAYVKASGLSGVIEHDPGAEMYVDWAGDKIPIVDQATGEIGFNASVFVAILPYSSLLFVKAFRDQKMEPWLQAHVDALEYFGGVPQMVVPDNASTATYRPTKRSSKRVIHPRYQQLGDFYDLMIVPARPRKPKDKAGVERAVQVAYKRIFSYFAGETFYHLDGLNEAIAERLADINMVMRRPDGTTRTERFETDEAPTLRPLPADSFMQVTWKKVKVDRHWHIMCDYQYYSVPFGLIGQQLTVRMTPRLVSIYNGEQLVAEHDRIHGLRYRYSTDPAHSPDGECQMVCVWESIPHKEMSQNDNYGTTRSG, via the coding sequence ATGGCTGACCTTTATCGGATTGCGTCGATGCTGCTAGAGCGCAAGACGTATTCCGCAATCACAACCGCGGTGAGGTGTTCTCGTCGTGATGTCGCCCAAGTCAAAAAGCTCCTTGATGACCATGGCGTCACGCAACGTGGGGGCATTCCTCCTGGGTTGTTTGATGACCTTGTCCAGGACCACCGGGGTAATCGGAGTTTGGACTTCGACCAGCCGGACTACAAAGCCATTGCCGATAAGTTGGCGCGCGATTCGAATCAATCCAGGTATGCGCTGTGGTTGGACTACCAGGCTACTGGTGGTGCACCGGATTTGAAGAAGTATGAGTACTCCCAGTTCTGCCGAGGTTTGGCCGCATACGTCAAGGCATCAGGGCTTTCTGGGGTCATTGAGCATGATCCCGGGGCTGAGATGTATGTCGATTGGGCCGGCGACAAAATCCCTATCGTGGATCAAGCCACTGGCGAAATTGGATTCAACGCCAGCGTCTTTGTCGCGATCTTGCCGTATTCATCGTTGCTGTTTGTCAAGGCGTTTCGCGATCAGAAGATGGAACCATGGCTGCAAGCCCATGTCGATGCCCTGGAGTATTTCGGTGGGGTGCCTCAGATGGTCGTGCCAGATAACGCGTCCACGGCGACGTATCGGCCGACGAAGAGATCATCCAAGAGGGTCATTCACCCGCGCTATCAACAGCTCGGCGATTTCTATGACCTGATGATCGTGCCTGCTAGACCCCGCAAACCCAAGGATAAAGCTGGTGTCGAGCGTGCAGTGCAGGTTGCCTATAAGCGGATCTTCTCTTACTTCGCTGGCGAGACGTTCTATCACCTTGATGGCCTCAACGAGGCCATCGCTGAACGGTTAGCCGATATCAACATGGTGATGCGCCGGCCGGATGGGACCACGCGCACCGAACGGTTTGAAACCGATGAGGCACCCACGCTTCGACCACTACCAGCTGATTCATTCATGCAGGTGACATGGAAGAAAGTCAAGGTCGACCGGCACTGGCACATCATGTGCGACTACCAGTATTACTCGGTACCGTTTGGCCTGATTGGCCAGCAGCTGACAGTACGGATGACACCGAGGTTGGTCAGTATCTATAACGGTGAGCAGCTAGTAGCCGAGCATGACCGGATCCATGGCCTGCGCTATCGCTACAGCACAGATCCTGCCCATTCCCCTGATGGAGAGTGTCAGATGGTTTGTGTGTGGGAATCTATCCCGCATAAGGAGATGAGCCAGAATGACAACTATGGCACGACGAGATCCGGCTGA
- a CDS encoding biotin transporter BioY, whose protein sequence is MTKTSDRARSSLSRTTDVAYIAVFTAVVIILGFVAIPVGTAGVPIVLQNAAIILAGLVLGARRGLFVSILFLLLGLIGLPVLSGGRSALAALAGPTAGYLVGYVLSSWIAGLIAYRSPRGKAGMTATLTLAGLVATIVQLIFGALGLMLRSGLDAGAAAAAQVPFLLPGAAKLFIIVAIAVAVHAAFPELKGRRAAR, encoded by the coding sequence ATGACAAAGACCTCTGATAGGGCTCGAAGTTCACTTTCACGAACTACAGACGTGGCCTACATCGCCGTCTTTACAGCTGTTGTCATCATTTTAGGATTCGTAGCTATCCCAGTGGGCACCGCTGGAGTACCTATCGTGCTCCAGAATGCGGCAATCATCCTTGCCGGGCTAGTCCTTGGCGCCCGCCGTGGGCTTTTTGTCTCCATCCTGTTTTTACTTTTAGGCCTGATTGGTCTACCCGTGCTATCGGGCGGCCGCTCAGCCCTAGCGGCACTCGCGGGTCCTACCGCAGGTTATCTAGTGGGCTACGTCCTATCCTCTTGGATCGCGGGTCTCATTGCTTATCGTTCCCCGCGCGGCAAGGCCGGGATGACCGCAACGCTGACCCTAGCCGGGTTAGTGGCTACCATTGTCCAACTCATCTTTGGCGCTCTAGGACTCATGCTCCGTTCGGGACTCGACGCGGGGGCAGCCGCAGCAGCCCAGGTTCCATTCCTGCTTCCGGGGGCAGCCAAACTGTTTATCATCGTGGCGATTGCAGTGGCGGTCCATGCCGCTTTCCCGGAGCTCAAGGGGCGCCGTGCCGCACGTTAA
- a CDS encoding energy-coupling factor transporter transmembrane component T family protein, producing the protein MNNVPLGVYVPGNSIIHRCPPVIKLVVLLIFVLSTASFIRDTIPASLSLSIPLIGMAIARIPPRLLFGQVGPPLLILIPIALFQWWAADGQAAAVMLLTVLAAIAAAVLVTLTTRVEAMMDAFTQMLGPLSRIGLPVNTIVLAMTLTIRLLPLMMSTVQEVLEARKARGASFSLTAFGTPVVIRSIRRAQAIGEALAARGVGD; encoded by the coding sequence ATGAACAATGTCCCGCTCGGCGTCTACGTACCAGGAAACAGCATCATTCACCGCTGCCCTCCGGTGATAAAGCTAGTGGTTTTGCTGATTTTTGTGCTGAGTACGGCCTCATTCATTCGGGATACCATACCGGCGTCTCTATCCTTGTCCATACCGTTGATCGGCATGGCCATAGCCCGTATACCTCCCAGGCTGCTCTTTGGTCAGGTGGGGCCGCCGCTACTCATCTTGATTCCGATCGCTCTGTTTCAATGGTGGGCAGCTGACGGCCAAGCCGCGGCCGTCATGCTCCTGACCGTGCTCGCCGCGATCGCCGCGGCGGTCCTGGTCACGCTTACTACCCGTGTTGAGGCGATGATGGACGCCTTCACCCAGATGCTTGGGCCATTGTCACGAATCGGGTTACCGGTCAACACTATCGTCTTGGCCATGACCCTAACCATCCGCCTGCTCCCGCTCATGATGTCTACTGTCCAAGAGGTACTCGAGGCCCGCAAAGCTCGCGGTGCCAGCTTCTCCTTAACAGCGTTTGGAACACCGGTTGTAATCCGTTCAATCCGCCGCGCCCAGGCCATTGGCGAGGCACTCGCAGCCCGTGGCGTGGGCGACTAA
- a CDS encoding DUF3046 domain-containing protein — MRLTEYHELISNEFGDSEGKWISHSHVLAMLGDTGDALIERGVDPRIVWEALCEDFDVPLERRLGVDKPSR, encoded by the coding sequence ATGCGACTGACTGAGTATCACGAGCTGATCTCCAACGAATTTGGTGACAGTGAAGGAAAGTGGATTTCCCATTCCCATGTGCTGGCCATGCTAGGAGATACCGGTGATGCTCTCATCGAACGTGGGGTCGATCCGCGCATAGTGTGGGAAGCGTTGTGTGAGGATTTTGATGTGCCGCTGGAGCGCAGGTTGGGTGTCGACAAGCCGTCCAGATAA
- a CDS encoding ATP-binding protein, translating to MTITIPEDISADLRMLRMTGFAAHFYNEINADTEALATPEELFYNAVKAATAERKANRVAKAIKNAGFPYPQATITDLIDVEERKLNVNKLRRLTRQNWRQDSANVQLRAVSGTGKTYLACLIGVAACQNGHSVTYARFDKLLAQLAQHDVTSLEYQTMMSELVNVDLLILDDFMTTPIDARGQSDLSTIVFDRHERLPMIIISQSTASFWRKRMPDAVNGDSIVNRLATGYTVQLNDYDVRKKVSQDALDDELANG from the coding sequence ATGACCATCACTATTCCTGAAGACATCAGTGCTGACCTGCGGATGTTGCGTATGACCGGGTTTGCGGCGCATTTCTACAACGAAATTAACGCCGACACCGAAGCCCTGGCCACCCCAGAAGAACTCTTCTACAACGCGGTCAAAGCAGCCACCGCAGAACGTAAAGCCAATCGGGTGGCCAAAGCCATCAAAAATGCTGGCTTTCCATACCCCCAAGCCACCATCACGGATCTGATCGATGTCGAAGAGCGCAAACTCAACGTCAACAAGCTTCGCCGACTCACCCGTCAGAACTGGCGCCAAGACTCAGCCAACGTGCAACTTCGTGCCGTGTCCGGAACCGGAAAGACCTACCTTGCCTGCCTGATCGGAGTCGCAGCCTGCCAAAACGGACATAGCGTCACCTATGCCCGCTTCGACAAGCTGCTTGCACAACTGGCCCAACATGACGTCACAAGCCTCGAATACCAAACGATGATGTCAGAACTAGTCAATGTAGATTTGCTGATCCTTGATGATTTCATGACCACGCCGATCGATGCACGAGGTCAGTCGGACCTGTCCACGATTGTATTTGATCGCCACGAACGCCTACCGATGATCATCATCAGCCAATCCACCGCCTCATTCTGGCGCAAACGCATGCCTGATGCCGTCAACGGCGACTCCATCGTCAACCGCCTGGCAACTGGTTACACCGTCCAACTCAACGACTATGACGTTCGAAAGAAGGTCTCACAAGATGCCCTAGATGACGAGTTAGCCAACGGCTAA
- the recA gene encoding recombinase RecA, producing the protein MAAKKKAVQANAGDDRKKALDAAMAMIEKDFGKGSIMRLGDDERPPIQAISSGNTAIDIALGIGGFPRGRIVEIYGPESSGKTTVALHAIASAQKAGGIAAFIDAEHALDPEYARLLGVDTDNLLVSQPDTGEQALEIADMLVRSGAIDIIVIDSVAALTPKAEIEGEMGDSHVGLQARLMSQALRKMTGALYNSGTTAIFINQLREKIGVMFGSPETTTGGKALKFYASVRCDIRRIQTLKDGQDAIGNRTKLKVVKNKVSPPFKIAEFDIMYGEGISRESSIIDLGVENGFIKKSGSWFTYEGDQLGQGKEKARNFLKNNPDLADEIEKKIFSKLGVGPKAATDEDVAMDVPGSDDPLTDESVDLVPNVDFDDED; encoded by the coding sequence ATGGCTGCTAAGAAGAAAGCCGTCCAGGCTAATGCGGGCGATGACCGGAAGAAGGCCCTCGACGCCGCGATGGCAATGATCGAGAAGGACTTCGGCAAGGGGTCCATCATGCGCTTGGGGGATGACGAACGCCCGCCTATTCAGGCAATCTCCTCCGGCAACACCGCAATTGACATCGCTTTGGGCATTGGCGGGTTCCCGCGCGGTCGCATTGTTGAAATCTATGGACCCGAATCATCCGGTAAGACCACGGTAGCGCTTCATGCTATTGCCTCGGCCCAGAAGGCCGGCGGTATCGCCGCATTCATCGATGCTGAGCACGCGTTGGATCCAGAGTATGCCCGCCTGCTGGGGGTGGACACGGATAACCTTCTAGTCTCTCAGCCGGATACCGGCGAGCAAGCACTGGAAATCGCGGATATGCTCGTCCGTTCTGGCGCCATCGATATTATTGTCATTGACTCCGTGGCGGCACTTACCCCGAAGGCTGAAATTGAGGGTGAGATGGGCGATAGCCACGTTGGTTTGCAGGCCCGTCTTATGTCTCAGGCGCTGCGTAAAATGACCGGCGCGCTGTACAACTCGGGCACCACTGCGATCTTCATTAACCAGCTCCGCGAAAAGATCGGCGTGATGTTCGGATCGCCAGAGACCACCACCGGCGGTAAGGCGCTGAAGTTCTATGCATCCGTGCGCTGCGATATCCGCCGTATCCAAACGTTGAAGGATGGTCAGGACGCGATTGGCAACCGCACCAAACTGAAGGTTGTAAAGAATAAGGTTTCCCCTCCATTCAAGATTGCCGAATTTGACATCATGTACGGGGAGGGCATTTCCCGCGAATCCTCCATCATCGACCTCGGCGTTGAAAATGGTTTCATTAAGAAGTCCGGCTCCTGGTTTACCTACGAAGGCGACCAGCTGGGACAGGGCAAGGAGAAAGCCCGCAATTTCTTGAAGAATAATCCAGATCTTGCCGATGAGATTGAGAAGAAGATCTTCTCCAAGCTGGGAGTTGGACCGAAGGCAGCCACCGATGAGGACGTAGCGATGGATGTCCCGGGCTCCGATGATCCGCTAACCGATGAGTCCGTGGACTTGGTGCCAAACGTTGACTTCGATGATGAGGATTAG
- a CDS encoding energy-coupling factor ABC transporter ATP-binding protein, with translation MPHVKFESVSVCFDETTVLKDINLELAEHRIGIIGANGSGKSTLTRLINGLNFPTSGDVLVDGLNVEHHARDIRRQVGFIFSDAENQIVMPTVREDVAFSLRRFALSKREIRSRVDEMLHRFGLEEFADTSPHVLSGGQKQLLALSSVLIMEPSLIIADEPTTLLDLRNRDRLAREFAALKQQLIVVTHDLDFVRDFDRVIVIDRGRIVADSDARDAIQFYLQLMHDSPGDRL, from the coding sequence GTGCCGCACGTTAAATTTGAAAGCGTTTCCGTATGCTTCGATGAGACCACGGTGCTCAAGGACATCAATCTCGAATTAGCAGAGCACCGCATCGGAATTATCGGCGCGAATGGCAGTGGAAAATCCACGCTAACTCGGCTCATCAATGGGCTTAATTTCCCCACTTCGGGAGACGTCCTGGTCGACGGTCTAAACGTGGAACACCATGCGAGGGACATCCGCCGCCAGGTTGGGTTCATCTTCTCCGATGCTGAGAATCAGATAGTTATGCCGACGGTCCGCGAGGATGTAGCATTTTCGCTCCGCCGATTTGCCCTAAGCAAGCGGGAGATCCGCAGCCGCGTTGATGAGATGCTTCACCGCTTTGGCCTGGAGGAGTTCGCTGACACCTCCCCACATGTGCTCTCCGGCGGCCAGAAGCAGCTGCTAGCCCTAAGTTCCGTGCTCATCATGGAACCTTCGCTCATCATTGCCGATGAACCCACCACCCTGTTGGACCTGCGAAACAGGGACCGCTTGGCGCGGGAATTCGCAGCGCTGAAGCAACAACTGATTGTAGTGACGCATGATCTGGACTTCGTGCGAGATTTTGACCGGGTCATCGTAATAGACCGGGGACGCATCGTGGCCGACTCTGACGCCAGGGATGCAATCCAGTTTTATCTGCAGCTCATGCATGATTCTCCGGGGGATAGACTATGA
- a CDS encoding PspA/IM30 family protein translates to MANPFTKAWKYLMALFDSKIEENADPKVQIEQAIEEAQRQHQELSQQAAAVIGNQRQLEMQLNRRLGDVEKLQANTKQALELADQARAKGDEGKAVEYENAAEAFAAQLVTAEQSVEDTKKLHDQALQQAGAAKQAVERNAANLRQKVNERSKLLSQLEQAKMQEKVSESLSSMNELSSGSTPSLDAVRDKIERRYANALGQAELAENSIEGRMREVEQAGIQMAGHSRLEQIRAEMNSDKAVEANKTEAIEAPQSGNESYVADDAVQARLRELRGER, encoded by the coding sequence ATGGCTAATCCATTTACCAAAGCATGGAAATACCTGATGGCGCTCTTCGATTCTAAGATCGAAGAGAACGCTGACCCTAAGGTCCAGATTGAACAGGCTATTGAGGAAGCTCAGCGTCAGCATCAAGAGCTGTCCCAGCAGGCCGCCGCGGTTATTGGCAACCAGCGCCAGCTGGAAATGCAGCTTAACCGGCGCCTTGGCGATGTAGAGAAGCTGCAGGCCAACACCAAGCAGGCCTTGGAGCTTGCGGACCAAGCTCGTGCCAAGGGTGACGAGGGTAAGGCCGTTGAGTATGAAAATGCGGCTGAGGCGTTTGCGGCACAGCTGGTGACCGCCGAACAGTCCGTAGAAGACACCAAGAAGCTTCACGACCAGGCTCTGCAGCAGGCCGGCGCTGCTAAGCAGGCGGTTGAACGCAACGCCGCTAACCTTCGCCAGAAGGTCAATGAGCGCTCCAAGCTGCTGTCCCAGCTCGAGCAGGCCAAGATGCAGGAAAAGGTATCTGAATCCTTGTCCTCCATGAACGAGCTGTCTAGCGGTTCAACTCCTTCCCTTGATGCGGTCCGTGACAAGATTGAGCGCCGCTACGCGAATGCCCTGGGACAGGCTGAGCTGGCAGAGAATTCCATCGAAGGACGCATGCGCGAGGTAGAGCAGGCGGGTATTCAGATGGCTGGTCACTCCCGCCTCGAGCAGATTCGTGCCGAGATGAACTCTGACAAGGCAGTAGAGGCTAATAAGACCGAGGCTATCGAGGCTCCACAATCCGGCAATGAATCTTACGTTGCCGATGATGCTGTGCAGGCCCGCCTGCGTGAGCTGCGCGGCGAGCGTTAA
- the recX gene encoding recombination regulator RecX: MSQQPAPEKLEQLRQALEAYESGEAGGGLFDREAEQAKSKVRKRALGLLDQRARSRHELRERLIDAEFDEEVIDLVLDDLASVGLINDEFFAREWVRQRHERRGKSSRVLDQELKRKGVSAADRAAALDQIDEADEESVARKLAEKKARTVKEVPEDRKERDKALRRIVGVLARRGFNQGMSMRIAIESLDNRIEELRD, from the coding sequence GTGTCACAGCAACCCGCCCCTGAGAAACTGGAGCAGCTTCGCCAAGCGCTAGAAGCTTACGAATCCGGCGAAGCTGGGGGCGGGTTGTTTGACCGCGAGGCGGAACAAGCCAAATCCAAAGTGCGCAAGCGCGCCCTGGGACTTCTAGATCAGCGGGCGCGTTCCAGGCATGAATTGCGCGAACGGTTGATTGATGCTGAGTTCGATGAAGAAGTCATTGACCTGGTCTTAGATGATCTGGCTTCAGTGGGGCTCATCAACGATGAGTTCTTTGCCAGAGAGTGGGTTAGGCAGCGTCATGAGCGCAGGGGGAAGTCCTCACGAGTATTAGACCAAGAGCTCAAGCGCAAGGGAGTTTCGGCCGCCGATCGCGCGGCTGCGCTTGACCAGATAGACGAGGCTGATGAGGAATCGGTGGCCCGCAAGCTCGCGGAGAAGAAGGCACGAACTGTCAAAGAGGTGCCCGAGGACCGTAAAGAGCGGGATAAGGCGTTGCGGCGCATAGTAGGAGTGCTGGCCCGTAGGGGTTTCAATCAGGGCATGTCAATGCGGATTGCCATTGAATCCTTGGATAACAGGATTGAAGAGCTTAGGGACTAG
- a CDS encoding IS256 family transposase, whose product MARRDPADKAKIDAIEKKLLANPEIAKLIDQLGTSTTDANDLVRGMLQASITRGLEAEMDAHLGYQAGDRDGKAAAGTDNYRNGSYPKTVDSNYGPVTVDIPRDRAGTYIPTMVPKGSRRLTDVDDMIVSLYAGGMTIRDIQHHLATAMRVDISHETISAITDAVLDEVMIWQNRQLDEFYPVIFLDALRIKVRDGGRVVNKSAYMAIGVDIDGVKHILGLWIAKEEGASLWAQVCSNLANRGVRDVFIVCCDGLKGLPEAIEATWPGSMVQTCVVHLIRAANRWVSYGDRKAVSAALKKVYTAPDESSAAAALADFEASELGEKYPRSVKVWQDAWERFVPFLQFPPAARKVIYTTNSIESLNNELRKATRNRVQFTNDESALKTLWLMICNIEDKRAARRDKEGKRASATAGRLVEGARVAGWKQAINQMAVAYPERFDLYL is encoded by the coding sequence ATGGCACGACGAGATCCGGCTGATAAGGCCAAGATTGACGCGATTGAGAAAAAGCTTTTAGCCAACCCCGAGATCGCCAAGCTTATTGATCAGCTTGGAACCTCCACTACGGATGCCAATGACCTAGTCAGAGGCATGTTGCAAGCTTCTATCACGCGGGGGTTGGAAGCCGAGATGGACGCTCACCTGGGATACCAGGCTGGTGACCGGGATGGTAAAGCCGCTGCTGGTACGGACAATTACCGCAACGGCTCGTATCCAAAGACTGTTGATTCTAACTACGGGCCGGTCACCGTAGATATCCCCAGGGACAGGGCCGGGACCTATATCCCAACCATGGTCCCTAAAGGATCCAGGCGTTTAACAGACGTCGATGACATGATCGTTAGCCTGTATGCCGGCGGAATGACCATCCGCGATATCCAGCATCACCTGGCCACTGCGATGCGAGTCGATATTTCTCATGAAACCATCTCCGCAATCACCGACGCTGTGCTTGACGAGGTCATGATCTGGCAAAACCGCCAGCTTGACGAGTTCTACCCCGTCATCTTCCTCGATGCGCTACGCATTAAAGTCCGTGACGGCGGCCGAGTGGTCAACAAATCCGCCTACATGGCCATCGGGGTGGACATCGACGGTGTTAAGCATATTCTGGGCTTGTGGATTGCCAAAGAAGAAGGCGCATCGTTGTGGGCGCAGGTATGCTCCAACCTTGCTAACCGCGGCGTACGTGATGTGTTTATCGTCTGCTGTGACGGGCTTAAAGGCCTGCCTGAGGCTATTGAGGCAACCTGGCCAGGCTCAATGGTTCAAACCTGTGTAGTGCATCTGATTCGGGCTGCTAACCGCTGGGTGTCCTACGGTGACCGCAAAGCAGTATCAGCCGCGCTCAAAAAGGTCTACACTGCCCCAGATGAATCCAGTGCTGCTGCAGCCTTGGCAGATTTTGAGGCCTCTGAGCTTGGCGAGAAATACCCAAGGTCAGTCAAGGTCTGGCAGGACGCGTGGGAGCGGTTTGTGCCGTTTTTGCAGTTCCCGCCGGCAGCCAGGAAAGTCATCTATACGACTAATTCCATCGAATCGTTGAACAACGAGTTGCGTAAAGCCACCCGTAACAGGGTGCAGTTTACTAACGATGAATCAGCGCTGAAGACGCTGTGGTTGATGATCTGCAACATTGAAGACAAACGCGCTGCTCGTCGCGATAAAGAAGGAAAACGCGCCTCAGCAACCGCCGGCAGGCTCGTTGAAGGCGCACGAGTTGCTGGCTGGAAACAAGCCATCAACCAAATGGCTGTAGCCTACCCCGAGCGCTTCGACCTATATCTATAA